One Kribbella sp. NBC_00662 genomic region harbors:
- the pulA gene encoding pullulanase-type alpha-1,6-glucosidase: MRGFRRWTAGVTAAAVVVLGLGTASPAPAQVAAERVVTLAGSLQNELGCPADWDPGCDATSLGAGAPYTKVFDVPAGTYEYKVTINKGWDENYGAGGVLNGPNIPLQIQGPAKLQFSYDDTSHVVTVKPVDLAGSTVTAADKTLASPSLRPDLTKERFYFLMADRFANGDKSNDAGGLTGDRLQTGLDPTDKGFYHGGDLAGVMQKLDYIKSLGTTSIWLTPSFKNRPVQGEGANVSAGYHGYWITDFTQIDPHLGTNADMKRLIDLAHRKGMKVFFDIITNHTADVIDYQSHNYGYIPKSTSPYKDAQGNVFDDKQYAGGDTFPPLDAQTSFPNVPVFRTPADATVKVPAWLNDPTLYHNRGDSTFAGESAEYGDFVGLDDLFTEQPKVRDGMIDVYKTWAEFGIDGFRIDTVKHVNIEFWQKFSPQILAAAKSAGSKNFFMFGEVFDANPQFMSTYTTKGDLQATLDFGFQQNAVAYAKGDPSTRLRDFYADDDYYTDTDSNAYELPTFLGNHDMGRVGTFLKQGGANGQELLQRDELAHSLMYLTRGQPVIYYGDEQGFTGPGGDKDARQDMFATKTADYADDEVVDGTGTTTIGSKDRYDVNSPMYTHIAALAKLRAKYPALSDGRQVHRYSSNTNGLYAFSRLGSDNVEYLVVANNSKTAASATVPTYGPNTWLKPVYGGSKSVKTDREGRVALSQAPLSVTVYQAQTKVPKPAKAPAVYMSSPELGATVGGRAEIAAAVPANTPVTVTFGYRPVGTTAWKRLGADDNAPYRVYQDVSGLPKGTLLEYRAVLRDSAGNYSVSGSYGVVGDAPAAGGGGGGTGPVVQPANVSVPGDHNSEMGCAGDWAPDCDQAQLTLDPKDKVWKGTYTNLAGEHAYKAAINKTWDENYGAGGVANGANISYTGPSGPVTFYYEHGRHYVTSSAQGPIITVPGSFQSELGCPADWDPSCMRPWLTDEDGDGTYTWSTSELGAGNYEAKVAHNLSWDESYPANNVPVSVPSDGLVVTFSYVLATHQFTVTTSKPGATPDLSQAKAYWLDRNTLAVPAVAHPERYRWRLHWSDTGSLKVDADDIGGLSTSLRYDSKVVKPGYTTLRLDNADVRKILTGQLGLAQYDDAGRLLDATGVQIPGVLDDVYGNAANRSYGVTWKAGVPTFTLWAPTAQSVRLLVGSAAVPMKRNDDGSWVVTGSRSWKNASYRFEVKVYAPSTGKVETNVVTDPYSVALTTDSTYSVAADLNDPAGQPALWAKTPSPKLARGVDSTIYELHVRDFSINDSTVPAAHRGTYLAFADQGDGTKHLQALAKAGLNTVHLLPTFDIASIPETGQQTPACDLKALPPDSDQQQACVTAVAAKDGFNWGYDPYHWLAPEGSYATRKDGLARVSEFRTMVGGLHKSGLRVVLDQVYNHTPAAGEAPTSVLDQIVPGYYQRLNATGKVETSTCCSNIATEHAMAEKIMVDGTVSWARNYHVDGFRYDLMGHHSKANMLKVRAALDKLTPAKDGVDGKSIYLYGEGWNFGEVANDALFVQARQGNLGGTGIGTFSDRMRDAVRGGGPFDDNPRIQGFGSGEASDPNGDPINGSPDDRAKRLAHDTDLVQLGLAGNLRSFTFRSVESGTTVRGDGVDYNGSPAGYADQPDEVISYVDAHDNETLWDTLTYKLPTDLPMPDRIRMNTLSLATTALAQTPSFWHAGADLLRSKSLDRNSYDSGDWFNTLDWTGADNGFGHGLPPKADNEAKWPYMKPLLANPALKPTAADVSAASAAAADLLKLRFSTPLFRLGTADLINQKLSFPVSDATPGVITMRIDDTVGPNVDPALKGVVVVFNSTGSTVTQQVSGLTGANLSLSPVQAGGSDAVVKQTTWNVATGTATVPPRTVAVLVQR, from the coding sequence ATGCGCGGGTTCAGGCGTTGGACGGCAGGGGTCACCGCGGCCGCAGTGGTTGTGCTGGGTTTGGGTACGGCGTCACCGGCGCCGGCGCAGGTCGCCGCGGAGCGCGTCGTGACGCTCGCCGGCTCGTTGCAGAACGAGCTCGGATGTCCGGCCGACTGGGATCCGGGCTGTGACGCGACCAGCCTCGGGGCGGGCGCGCCGTACACGAAGGTGTTCGACGTGCCGGCCGGGACGTACGAGTACAAGGTCACGATCAACAAGGGCTGGGACGAGAACTACGGCGCCGGCGGTGTGCTGAACGGGCCGAACATCCCGTTGCAGATCCAGGGCCCGGCCAAGCTGCAGTTCAGTTACGACGACACCAGTCACGTCGTGACGGTCAAGCCCGTCGACCTGGCTGGGTCGACCGTGACGGCCGCCGACAAGACCCTCGCGTCGCCGAGTCTGCGACCGGACCTCACCAAGGAACGGTTCTACTTCCTGATGGCGGACCGGTTCGCGAACGGCGACAAGTCGAACGACGCCGGCGGGCTGACGGGCGATCGGCTGCAGACCGGACTCGACCCGACGGACAAGGGTTTCTACCACGGCGGCGACCTGGCCGGCGTGATGCAGAAGCTCGACTACATCAAGTCCCTGGGTACGACGTCGATCTGGCTGACGCCGTCGTTCAAGAACCGGCCGGTGCAGGGCGAGGGCGCGAACGTGAGCGCGGGGTACCACGGCTACTGGATCACCGACTTCACCCAGATCGATCCGCACCTGGGCACCAACGCGGACATGAAGCGCTTGATCGACCTCGCGCACCGCAAGGGGATGAAGGTCTTCTTCGACATCATCACCAACCACACCGCGGACGTGATCGACTACCAGTCCCACAACTACGGCTACATCCCGAAGTCGACCTCGCCGTACAAGGATGCTCAGGGCAACGTTTTCGACGACAAGCAGTACGCCGGCGGCGACACCTTCCCGCCGCTGGACGCGCAGACGAGCTTCCCGAACGTGCCGGTGTTCCGGACCCCGGCCGACGCGACCGTCAAGGTGCCGGCCTGGCTGAACGACCCGACGCTGTACCACAACCGCGGCGACTCGACCTTCGCCGGTGAGAGCGCGGAGTACGGCGACTTCGTCGGGCTGGACGACCTGTTCACCGAGCAGCCCAAGGTCCGGGACGGGATGATCGACGTCTACAAGACCTGGGCCGAGTTCGGGATCGACGGGTTCCGGATCGACACCGTCAAGCATGTGAACATCGAGTTCTGGCAGAAGTTCTCCCCGCAGATCCTGGCCGCGGCCAAGAGCGCCGGGTCGAAGAACTTCTTCATGTTCGGCGAGGTCTTCGACGCGAACCCGCAGTTCATGTCGACGTACACCACCAAGGGCGATCTGCAGGCGACGCTCGACTTCGGGTTCCAGCAGAACGCGGTCGCCTACGCGAAGGGCGATCCGAGTACCAGGCTGCGGGACTTCTACGCCGACGACGACTACTACACCGACACCGACTCGAACGCGTACGAGCTGCCGACGTTCCTCGGCAACCACGACATGGGCCGCGTCGGCACGTTCCTCAAGCAGGGTGGCGCGAACGGCCAGGAGCTCCTGCAGCGGGACGAGCTCGCGCACTCGCTCATGTATCTGACGCGCGGCCAGCCGGTCATCTACTACGGCGACGAGCAGGGCTTCACCGGTCCGGGTGGCGACAAGGACGCACGGCAGGACATGTTCGCGACCAAGACCGCCGACTACGCCGACGACGAGGTCGTCGACGGCACCGGTACGACGACGATCGGCAGCAAGGACCGATACGACGTCAACTCGCCGATGTACACGCACATCGCGGCGCTGGCGAAGCTGCGGGCGAAGTACCCGGCGCTGTCGGACGGTCGGCAGGTGCACCGGTACTCGTCCAACACCAACGGGCTCTACGCGTTCAGCCGGCTGGGCAGCGACAACGTCGAGTACCTCGTTGTCGCGAACAACTCGAAGACGGCGGCGTCCGCGACGGTGCCGACGTACGGGCCGAACACGTGGCTCAAGCCGGTCTACGGCGGCTCCAAGTCGGTAAAGACCGACCGTGAAGGCCGTGTGGCCCTCAGCCAGGCTCCCCTCTCCGTCACGGTCTACCAGGCCCAGACGAAGGTCCCGAAGCCTGCCAAGGCACCTGCCGTCTACATGAGCTCACCAGAACTCGGTGCGACGGTCGGTGGGCGTGCTGAGATCGCTGCTGCGGTGCCGGCGAACACTCCGGTCACCGTGACCTTCGGCTACCGCCCGGTGGGTACGACGGCGTGGAAGCGGCTCGGTGCGGACGACAACGCGCCGTACCGGGTCTACCAGGACGTGTCCGGGCTGCCGAAGGGCACGCTGCTCGAGTACCGCGCCGTACTGCGGGATTCGGCGGGCAACTACTCGGTGTCCGGGTCGTACGGCGTCGTCGGCGACGCACCGGCAGCAGGTGGCGGCGGTGGCGGCACCGGTCCCGTCGTACAGCCCGCGAACGTCAGCGTGCCGGGCGACCACAACAGCGAGATGGGTTGTGCCGGGGACTGGGCGCCCGACTGCGACCAGGCTCAGTTGACGCTCGACCCGAAGGACAAGGTGTGGAAGGGCACGTACACGAACCTGGCCGGTGAGCACGCCTACAAGGCGGCGATCAACAAGACCTGGGACGAGAACTACGGCGCCGGCGGGGTCGCGAACGGCGCGAACATCTCCTACACCGGCCCCAGCGGGCCAGTGACCTTCTACTACGAGCACGGGCGGCACTACGTCACCTCCAGCGCGCAGGGGCCGATCATCACCGTGCCCGGGTCGTTCCAGTCCGAGCTGGGTTGTCCGGCCGACTGGGACCCGTCCTGCATGCGACCCTGGTTGACCGACGAGGACGGGGACGGGACGTACACCTGGTCCACCAGCGAGTTGGGAGCGGGCAACTATGAGGCGAAGGTCGCGCACAACCTGTCCTGGGACGAGAGCTATCCGGCGAACAACGTGCCGGTCTCGGTGCCGAGTGACGGGCTCGTGGTCACGTTCTCGTACGTGCTCGCGACGCATCAGTTCACGGTGACGACGTCCAAGCCGGGCGCGACGCCGGACCTGAGCCAGGCCAAGGCGTACTGGCTCGACCGCAACACGCTCGCCGTGCCGGCCGTCGCCCACCCGGAGCGGTACCGCTGGCGGCTGCACTGGTCCGACACCGGCTCGCTGAAGGTCGACGCGGACGACATCGGCGGATTGTCGACAAGCCTGCGATACGACTCCAAGGTCGTGAAACCGGGCTACACGACGCTCCGTCTGGACAATGCCGACGTCCGCAAGATCCTCACCGGTCAACTCGGCCTGGCGCAGTACGACGACGCGGGCCGGTTGCTGGACGCAACGGGTGTGCAGATACCCGGCGTGCTGGACGACGTGTACGGGAACGCCGCCAACCGTTCGTACGGCGTCACCTGGAAGGCCGGGGTGCCGACCTTCACACTGTGGGCACCTACCGCGCAGAGCGTGCGACTCCTGGTCGGCTCGGCGGCTGTCCCGATGAAGCGCAACGACGACGGGTCCTGGGTGGTCACCGGATCCCGCTCGTGGAAGAACGCGTCGTACCGGTTCGAGGTCAAGGTCTACGCGCCGAGCACCGGCAAGGTGGAGACGAATGTCGTCACCGACCCGTACTCGGTCGCGTTGACCACAGACTCGACGTACTCCGTTGCGGCGGATCTGAATGACCCGGCCGGGCAGCCGGCGTTGTGGGCGAAGACCCCGTCGCCAAAGCTCGCACGGGGTGTCGACTCGACGATCTACGAGCTGCACGTCCGCGACTTCTCGATCAACGACAGCACGGTGCCGGCCGCACATCGCGGTACCTATCTGGCATTCGCAGACCAAGGTGACGGGACGAAGCACCTGCAAGCACTGGCCAAGGCCGGGTTGAACACCGTCCACCTCTTGCCGACCTTCGACATCGCATCGATCCCCGAGACCGGACAGCAGACTCCCGCGTGTGACTTGAAGGCGTTGCCGCCGGATTCCGACCAGCAGCAGGCGTGCGTGACGGCCGTGGCTGCGAAGGACGGTTTCAACTGGGGTTACGACCCGTACCACTGGCTCGCGCCGGAGGGTTCGTACGCGACCCGGAAGGACGGACTGGCGCGGGTCTCGGAGTTCCGCACGATGGTCGGCGGGCTGCACAAGTCCGGACTGCGGGTCGTACTCGACCAGGTCTACAACCACACGCCGGCCGCCGGTGAGGCGCCGACGTCGGTGCTCGACCAGATCGTGCCCGGGTACTACCAGCGGCTGAACGCGACCGGCAAGGTCGAGACCTCGACCTGCTGCAGCAACATCGCCACCGAGCACGCGATGGCCGAGAAGATCATGGTCGACGGCACCGTGAGCTGGGCTCGCAACTATCACGTGGACGGCTTCCGCTACGACCTGATGGGCCACCACAGCAAGGCGAACATGCTGAAGGTCCGCGCCGCGCTCGACAAGCTGACGCCGGCCAAGGACGGCGTCGACGGCAAGTCGATCTATCTGTACGGCGAGGGCTGGAACTTCGGCGAGGTCGCGAACGACGCGCTGTTCGTCCAGGCCCGCCAGGGCAATCTCGGCGGCACGGGGATCGGCACGTTCTCCGACCGGATGCGCGACGCCGTCCGGGGCGGTGGTCCTTTTGACGACAATCCGCGGATCCAGGGCTTCGGCTCCGGTGAGGCGAGCGACCCGAACGGCGACCCGATCAACGGTTCACCGGACGACCGCGCGAAGCGGCTGGCGCACGACACCGACCTGGTCCAGCTCGGCCTGGCCGGCAACCTGCGCTCGTTCACCTTCCGCTCGGTCGAGTCGGGTACGACGGTGCGCGGCGACGGCGTCGACTACAACGGCTCGCCGGCCGGGTACGCCGATCAACCGGACGAGGTGATCAGCTACGTCGATGCCCATGACAACGAAACGTTGTGGGACACGCTGACGTACAAGCTGCCCACGGACCTGCCGATGCCGGACCGGATCCGGATGAACACGTTGTCGCTGGCAACGACCGCGCTGGCGCAGACACCGTCGTTCTGGCACGCCGGCGCGGACCTGCTGCGGAGCAAGTCGCTGGACCGCAACTCGTACGACTCCGGCGACTGGTTCAACACGCTCGACTGGACCGGCGCCGACAACGGCTTCGGTCACGGCCTGCCGCCGAAAGCCGACAACGAGGCCAAGTGGCCGTACATGAAGCCGTTGCTCGCCAACCCGGCGCTGAAGCCGACCGCCGCCGATGTGTCGGCGGCGTCAGCGGCCGCGGCGGATCTGTTGAAGCTCCGTTTCTCCACACCACTGTTCCGCCTCGGCACCGCCGACCTGATCAACCAGAAGCTCAGCTTCCCGGTCAGCGACGCCACCCCTGGTGTCATCACGATGCGAATCGACGACACCGTGGGACCGAATGTCGACCCGGCACTGAAGGGCGTCGTGGTCGTCTTCAACTCGACAGGAAGCACCGTCACCCAGCAGGTATCGGGCCTGACCGGGGCCAACCTGTCACTCTCGCCGGTGCAGGCCGGCGGCTCGGACGCGGTGGTCAAGCAGACGACATGGAATGTCGCCACCGGCACGGCAACAGTCCCGCCGCGGACTGTCGCCGTACTCGTGCAGCGTTAG
- a CDS encoding serine hydrolase domain-containing protein, whose translation MSRLPRSTPEAQGLSAAALDSFVGALDAGEPEIQTIMLLRHGQVVLEEAWAPYRLEDPHLLFSVSKSFTSTGVGLAIDAGLLSLDDPVISFFDADELPETVSDNLAAMKIRHLLTMTTGHSQDTVEALSRDRRMVKIFLGLEVAHEPGTVFVYNSGATYMLSAIVQRLTGERLLDYLRPRLFEPLGATEATWQVSREGITTGGWGLSINTESLACFGQLLLQHGQWDGKQLVPAEWYEAATSKQVPNDTEENPDWKQGYGFQFWRGRHNTFRGDGAFGQYCLVFPDYDTALIITSATTNMQAILNTVWEFLLPALEGKEVPSVPRPARLELLPPAGSAPVGGDGRTYRFTERNDAGLTAVRLDADGTGVFTFEEFGGGGTHEIVCAPGDWQEQSAPGSVDDASPEAGMRVLTSAYGDGDAFVATLRWVETPFVAKFTCRVAGDSMTVDGELNVSFGPTEFTLTSEV comes from the coding sequence GTGAGCAGACTTCCACGGAGTACGCCAGAAGCCCAGGGGTTGTCCGCCGCGGCGCTCGACAGTTTTGTCGGAGCGCTCGACGCCGGGGAGCCGGAGATCCAGACCATCATGCTGCTGCGGCACGGCCAAGTCGTGCTCGAGGAGGCCTGGGCGCCGTACCGGCTGGAGGATCCGCATCTGCTGTTCTCGGTGTCGAAGAGCTTCACCTCGACCGGCGTCGGGCTGGCGATCGACGCGGGGCTGCTGTCGCTGGACGACCCGGTGATCTCGTTCTTCGACGCCGACGAGCTGCCGGAGACGGTCAGCGACAACCTGGCCGCGATGAAGATCCGGCACCTGCTGACGATGACGACCGGGCACTCGCAGGACACCGTCGAGGCGCTCAGCCGCGACCGGCGGATGGTGAAGATCTTCCTCGGCCTCGAGGTGGCACACGAGCCCGGCACGGTGTTCGTCTACAACAGCGGCGCGACGTACATGCTGTCCGCGATCGTGCAGCGGCTGACCGGCGAGCGACTGCTCGACTACCTGCGGCCACGGCTGTTCGAGCCGCTCGGCGCGACCGAGGCGACCTGGCAGGTGTCGCGGGAAGGCATCACGACCGGCGGCTGGGGTCTGAGCATCAACACCGAGTCGCTGGCCTGCTTCGGGCAGCTCCTGCTGCAGCACGGCCAGTGGGACGGCAAGCAGCTCGTCCCCGCCGAGTGGTACGAAGCGGCCACCTCGAAGCAGGTCCCCAACGACACCGAGGAGAATCCGGACTGGAAGCAGGGCTACGGCTTCCAGTTCTGGCGCGGGCGGCACAACACCTTCCGCGGCGACGGCGCCTTCGGACAGTACTGCCTGGTGTTCCCGGACTACGACACCGCGCTGATCATCACCAGCGCGACGACGAACATGCAGGCGATCCTGAACACCGTCTGGGAGTTCCTGCTGCCGGCGCTGGAGGGCAAGGAGGTCCCGTCGGTGCCGCGTCCGGCGCGGTTGGAGTTGCTGCCGCCGGCTGGTTCGGCACCGGTCGGTGGGGACGGGCGGACCTATCGGTTCACCGAGCGCAACGACGCCGGGCTGACCGCCGTCCGGCTCGACGCGGACGGGACGGGTGTGTTCACCTTCGAGGAGTTCGGCGGGGGCGGGACGCATGAGATCGTCTGCGCGCCCGGCGACTGGCAGGAGCAGTCCGCCCCGGGCAGCGTCGACGACGCGAGCCCCGAGGCGGGGATGCGGGTCCTCACCAGCGCGTACGGCGACGGAGATGCTTTCGTGGCGACGCTCCGCTGGGTCGAGACGCCGTTCGTTGCCAAGTTCACCTGCCGGGTCGCCGGTGACTCGATGACCGTCGACGGCGAGCTGAACGTGTCGTTCGGTCCGACCGAGTTCACGCTGACGTCCGAGGTGTGA
- a CDS encoding cysteine desulfurase family protein — translation MSERGYLDAASAEPMHPAARDMLLSAVDSGWADPVRLHHEGRTARLLLDNARAVLADAIGVRPDELYLTTSGTTAIRAGLSAVRAARRRVGQTVVHSAVEHSAVHHSAGDASVEVGVDIRGRVDQEAFAHAVQQAGVAVAAVQSANHEVGTRQPIAAIAQDCRDVPLFVDASASVGHDVIPEGWSVLTASAHKWGGPAGVGLLAVRKGTRIAPAWPMDEREDGLSPGFPDVPNTLAAAAALQARLSEAEELNKNHRAWIDEVRRRVPADVPDVEVVGDPDDRLPHILTFSCLYVDGEALVTALDAEGFAVSSGSACTSSTLKPSHVLAAMGVLTHGNVRVSLSRETRYDDVDRFCQVLPGIVQRIRAEVGM, via the coding sequence GTGAGCGAGCGTGGGTATCTGGACGCGGCGTCGGCGGAGCCGATGCACCCGGCAGCACGGGACATGTTGCTGTCGGCAGTGGATTCCGGATGGGCCGATCCGGTGCGTCTGCACCACGAAGGACGGACCGCCCGGCTGCTGCTGGACAACGCCCGCGCGGTGCTCGCGGACGCGATCGGAGTACGCCCCGACGAGCTCTACCTGACCACCTCCGGTACGACGGCCATCCGGGCCGGTCTGTCCGCCGTACGGGCCGCGCGCCGGCGGGTCGGTCAGACGGTTGTCCACTCGGCCGTCGAGCACTCCGCCGTTCACCACAGTGCTGGGGACGCGAGTGTGGAAGTCGGGGTGGACATTCGCGGCCGAGTGGATCAGGAGGCCTTCGCGCACGCCGTACAGCAAGCAGGTGTCGCGGTGGCGGCCGTCCAGTCGGCCAACCACGAAGTAGGTACTAGGCAACCAATCGCAGCGATCGCCCAGGACTGCCGGGACGTGCCGCTCTTTGTCGATGCGTCCGCGTCGGTCGGACATGACGTGATCCCGGAAGGCTGGTCGGTGCTGACGGCCAGTGCGCACAAGTGGGGCGGGCCGGCGGGTGTCGGGCTGCTGGCCGTGCGGAAGGGGACGCGGATCGCCCCGGCGTGGCCGATGGACGAGCGGGAGGACGGCCTCTCCCCCGGCTTCCCCGACGTACCCAACACGCTGGCCGCTGCGGCCGCGCTGCAGGCCCGGCTCAGTGAAGCCGAGGAGCTCAACAAGAACCACCGAGCCTGGATCGACGAGGTACGGCGACGCGTACCGGCCGACGTACCTGATGTGGAGGTGGTGGGCGATCCGGACGACCGTTTGCCCCACATCCTCACGTTCTCCTGCCTGTACGTCGACGGCGAGGCCCTGGTGACCGCACTGGACGCGGAAGGCTTCGCGGTCTCCAGCGGCTCCGCCTGTACGTCGAGCACCCTGAAGCCCTCGCATGTCCTTGCCGCGATGGGCGTACTGACTCATGGAAACGTGCGGGTGTCCTTGAGCCGCGAGACCAGGTACGACGATGTCGACCGGTTCTGCCAGGTCCTGCCGGGCATCGTGCAGCGGATCCGGGCGGAGGTGGGGATGTGA
- a CDS encoding NAD-dependent deacetylase: MIDAERIAVLTGAGISTASGIPDFRGPQGVWTKDPAAEAMFDIDEYVGSREVRVATWKHRLAVPAWTAEPNPGHLALVELERQGRLTGLATQNVDGLHQKAGSSPSLVHELHGTVWYVDCLRCGRRIPMADVLPRLESGDEDPACEVCGGILKSATVSFGQSLDREVLDRAVAATEAADLFLAVGTSLQVYPAAGLCDLALNAGKPLIIVNAQPTPYDEQATTVLRTPIETTLPDLVTLP; this comes from the coding sequence GTGATCGACGCCGAACGCATCGCCGTACTGACCGGGGCCGGGATCTCGACCGCATCCGGGATCCCCGACTTCCGGGGACCGCAGGGTGTCTGGACGAAAGACCCGGCCGCTGAGGCGATGTTCGACATCGACGAGTACGTCGGCAGCCGCGAGGTCCGCGTGGCGACGTGGAAGCACCGCCTCGCCGTGCCGGCGTGGACAGCCGAGCCGAACCCGGGCCACCTCGCACTGGTCGAGCTGGAGCGGCAGGGCCGGCTGACCGGCCTGGCCACCCAGAACGTCGACGGACTGCATCAGAAGGCCGGATCGTCGCCGTCACTCGTCCACGAGCTGCACGGCACGGTCTGGTACGTCGACTGTCTGCGCTGCGGTCGCCGCATCCCGATGGCCGATGTACTCCCCCGGCTCGAGTCCGGTGACGAGGATCCGGCCTGCGAGGTCTGCGGCGGCATCCTGAAGTCGGCGACGGTCTCCTTCGGCCAGTCGCTCGACCGCGAGGTACTGGACCGGGCCGTCGCCGCCACCGAGGCCGCCGACCTGTTCCTGGCCGTCGGCACCTCACTGCAGGTCTATCCGGCGGCCGGTCTCTGCGACCTCGCTCTGAACGCCGGCAAGCCGCTGATCATCGTGAACGCCCAGCCGACGCCGTACGACGAACAGGCCACGACCGTCCTGCGGACCCCGATCGAGACCACCCTGCCGGACCTCGTGACCTTACCGTGA
- a CDS encoding sulfurtransferase TusA family protein: MNIELDCRGLLCPLPVIKLAKAVPTVAVGETVTVLADDPAAAVDIPAWCRMRSQELVEAAEKRYVVRRVS, translated from the coding sequence GTGAACATCGAGCTGGACTGCCGCGGCCTGCTCTGTCCACTCCCGGTGATCAAACTGGCCAAGGCGGTACCGACTGTTGCCGTCGGCGAGACGGTGACCGTGCTGGCCGATGACCCGGCCGCTGCCGTCGACATCCCGGCCTGGTGCCGGATGCGATCCCAGGAACTCGTCGAAGCCGCCGAAAAACGCTACGTCGTACGGCGCGTCAGCTGA
- a CDS encoding diacylglycerol kinase family protein: MSPARRAAVIVNPVKVDVDPFRRTVETALTERGYDAPLWLETTEDDAGVGMARQAIEEKVDLVLVAGGDGTVRVVCAELAGTAIPAAVLPGGTGNLLARNLGISLEMDDALNELLDGSDQRIDSVQIKGDQLPDDRFVVMAGLGLDAAIIDDAPDDLKKRVGWAAYVVSTLKNLNHPFVHVEITIDDQPPVRRRARTVVIGNVGTLQANIPLFPDASPDDGRIDLVVLAPRRLSHWPRLALGLVIKSWRERGIERFTGKRIQVRADRAARRELDGDTISEGTTLVAEVDASALVVRVP; this comes from the coding sequence GTGAGTCCTGCCAGGCGGGCAGCCGTCATCGTGAATCCGGTCAAGGTCGACGTCGACCCGTTCCGTCGTACCGTCGAGACCGCACTGACCGAACGGGGGTACGACGCCCCGCTGTGGCTGGAGACGACCGAGGACGACGCCGGGGTCGGGATGGCCCGGCAGGCGATCGAGGAGAAGGTCGATCTGGTGCTGGTCGCCGGTGGCGACGGCACGGTCCGGGTCGTCTGCGCCGAGCTGGCCGGGACCGCCATCCCGGCCGCCGTACTGCCGGGCGGGACCGGGAACCTGCTGGCCCGCAACCTCGGCATCTCGCTGGAGATGGACGACGCGCTGAACGAGCTCCTCGACGGTTCGGACCAGCGGATCGACAGCGTGCAGATCAAGGGTGATCAGCTGCCGGACGACCGGTTCGTGGTGATGGCCGGCCTCGGCCTGGACGCCGCGATCATCGACGACGCGCCCGACGACCTGAAGAAGCGGGTCGGCTGGGCGGCGTACGTCGTCTCGACGCTGAAGAACCTGAACCACCCGTTCGTCCACGTCGAGATCACGATCGACGACCAGCCGCCGGTACGCCGCCGCGCGCGGACCGTGGTGATCGGCAACGTCGGCACGCTGCAGGCGAACATCCCGCTGTTCCCGGACGCGTCACCCGACGACGGCCGGATCGACCTGGTCGTGCTCGCGCCGCGCCGGCTCAGCCACTGGCCCCGGCTGGCGCTCGGGCTGGTGATCAAGTCCTGGCGCGAACGCGGTATCGAACGCTTCACCGGCAAACGCATCCAGGTCCGCGCCGACCGTGCGGCACGCCGCGAGCTCGACGGCGACACGATCTCCGAGGGCACGACGCTGGTCGCGGAAGTGGATGCGTCAGCGCTCGTCGTCCGCGTGCCCTGA
- a CDS encoding GNAT family N-acetyltransferase codes for MTDFAHKPTLTGDLVVLRPLDEGDYEALAAAMDDPDVARLTGSHQEISEERAREWMRTRKDQTDRLDLAIVDRASGVVVGETVLNDWDPDNKSCNFRILIGPAGQGRGLGTEATRLIVGYGIGQIGLHRISLGVYAFNPRAQRAYEKAGFKVEGVLRDALLWDGERVDEIVMSILASEWIPSKV; via the coding sequence GTGACCGACTTCGCACACAAACCGACTCTGACCGGCGATCTCGTCGTACTGAGACCGCTGGACGAGGGTGACTACGAAGCGCTCGCCGCCGCGATGGACGACCCGGATGTGGCCCGCCTGACCGGGAGCCACCAGGAGATCAGCGAGGAACGCGCCCGGGAGTGGATGCGCACCCGCAAGGACCAGACCGACCGGCTCGACCTCGCGATCGTCGACCGGGCCTCCGGAGTGGTCGTCGGCGAGACCGTGCTGAACGACTGGGACCCGGACAACAAGAGCTGCAACTTCCGGATCCTGATCGGCCCGGCCGGCCAGGGTCGCGGGCTCGGCACCGAGGCGACCCGGCTGATCGTCGGCTACGGGATCGGTCAGATCGGGCTGCACCGGATCAGCCTGGGCGTCTACGCGTTCAACCCGCGGGCCCAGCGCGCCTACGAGAAGGCGGGCTTCAAGGTCGAGGGCGTACTGCGGGATGCGCTGCTGTGGGACGGCGAACGGGTTGACGAGATCGTGATGTCGATCCTGGCATCCGAGTGGATACCGTCAAAGGTGTGA